In Heptranchias perlo isolate sHepPer1 chromosome 16, sHepPer1.hap1, whole genome shotgun sequence, one genomic interval encodes:
- the si:ch73-167i17.6 gene encoding regulator of G-protein signaling 9-binding protein, with protein MVKDECKTLLDALNKVSACYRHLVICAGGTSDSQNLREELKKTRQKAQALAIANKNKLTTILKDKTISKDDRAEFERLWVVFSTCMEILEIDMRRALELGQEFPLNVPTKHLIQTGMGGGTSAVAARAMCVQNMKYEEGNNIDTLDLNDLEQEINEVGEMIYEMEMKVNVPQWTVEAKQDLSSELKSTASAGTSSVRMISVNGGGNKKLCDTNKIFAGAMFSAVLIIAIVLAVCVVKFA; from the coding sequence ATGGTGAAGGACGAGTGTAAAACGCTTTTGGACGCCCTGAACAAAGTGTCTGCTTGCTATCGACATTTGGTTATCTGTGCTGGTGGGACATCGGACTCGCAAAATTTACGCGAAGAACTGAAGAAAACCAGGCAAAAAGCACAGGCGTTGGCAATTGCCAACAAAAACAAGCTAACGACTATTTTAAAGGACAAAACTATCAGCAAAGATGATCGAGCTGAATTCGAACGGCTATGGGTGGTGTTTTCGACTTGTATGGAGATCTTGGAGATCGACATGAGAAGAGCCCTAGAACTGGGTCAAGAGTTTCCACTGAATGTTCCCACAAAACATCTGATCCAGACGGGAATGGGTGGGGGAACATCTGCTGTGGCTGCCCGTGCTATGTGTGTTCAGAATATGAAGTATGAAGAGGGCAACAACATAGACACTCTCGATCTGAACGACTTGGAGCAAGAGATCAATGAAGTCGGAGAAATGATATACGAGATGGAAATGAAAGTGAACGTCCCTCAGTGGACAGTGGAAGCCAAGCAAGACCTCAGTTCTGAGCTAAAATCAACCGCCAGTGCCGGCACTTCATCGGTTAGAATGATATCCGTGAACGGTGGAGGCAACAAAAAGCTGTGCGACACCAATAAGATCTTTGCTGGAGCGATGTTCAGCGCTGTATTAATAATTGCCATTGTTCTAGCTGTGTGTGTTGTAAAATTTGCTTAA